The DNA sequence ATAAAAGAAATGTATTCTTCTCTGGCATCAAAACGATAAGAAACTCTTCCTATTCCGGAACCAATTGGCATTGTCACATCTTTCATATCATTTTTTATGAGACTTTCAATTTCATCTTCTAATGCATCAGAAAGTTTATATCCTTCTCCATTAAAAAACTTAATTCCATTAAATTCCATTGGATTATGAGAAGCAGAAATTACAACTCCCGCATCCACCTTATGTTTTCTAGTCAAATATGCAATTGCAGGGGTAGGAATCACTCCCATATATACGGCATTTGCTCCAACAGAACAAATCCCTGCCATTAATGCATTTGCCAACATTCCTCCTGAGATTCTGGTATCACACCCCACAATAATTGTAGGCTGATGTTCCTTTTCCTTTGTAAGAACATAGGCTCCCGCCTGCCCAAGCTTCATTGCCAATTCAATGGTCAATTCTGCTCCTGCCACACCGCGTACTCCATCTGTTCCAAACATTCTTGCCATGTCATTTACCTCTTCTATTACCTTCCACTTGTGGAATTATTTCTATCATTTTCTTCGCTATCTGAAATGTTCCCATTTTCAGAATTCGAGTTATCTGCTTCATTCTGACTTTCCGCTTCTTTATCTTTTATATTAATTTGTACACTGACATTCTCTACCACTTCGTACTTATCATTATTGATGGTAATTTCCACCTGAACGGTATGAAGTCCCGGTTCTAGATTCTTCACATCAATCGAAGCCTGAACACTTCCAATATCAAAAGCATCGATATCCTCCTGAGATGCACGTATGGTAAGAGGAAGCGCTGTTACATTCGCGTTATACGTAAGTTCATAACTGTCACGCAATCCCTCGACGTTTATATTGGCTACAGGGAAATTGAATACTCGGCTCTGCTTTTGCACAATTAACGCCTTTACAGCAACCTGGTTTCCCTCTTCATCCACCAATGAAACTCCCTCCGGCAGATATTGCTCAATGTATATGGTATTCTCAACATTCCCCGTCGCTCCGGTAATGTTAATTACCTCTGACGGAATCGTAATTGCATTCATGGTATTAAGGACTTCCGGTTCTCCCTTTACCGTTATCGTCTGAGGCGCATATTCCAGACCTTTATACTCATATCCATCTGCCGGTTCTCCTGTAACATCGCAGTGTATCGTCAAGCTCTTAGTTCCTAAAATATTCGCCTTGATATTCACCATAGACTGATTCATCTCAAGCAAATCAGAAGAAATCACATTTCCCTCTTCATCATATAGTACCGGTACTACGCTATCTGTTACATCACCGGAAATTCCATTTACATTGATTGTTGCTGTTACCTTACTGATTTTAGACACAATAGATTCCGGTCCGGAAACAGCAAGAAGATTCGGTGTTACTTCCACTTCTCCAATCGCACAGCCTTCTGCCGGTGTTCCTGTTGTAACCGGAGATATTACAAAATTCTTTTCTGCCAATTCTTCCAATGTTATTTGCATATTTACCGTCTTCTGATGCACTGTAATATACTTATCATTTTTCTTCGGAGTAACTTCAATACGAACCAATTTTTTTTCATCTGCATTTGTCAAATCTACCTGACTTAAGTCTGCTGTCACATTAAAATCATCTGCGTCCATATCCTCGACATAGTTTCTAGGTCCCGTAATATAGAACGAAGCAATATCCGTATCTCCTACTACATCCGGTACTTTTCCCATCTCTTCAATAACCTCTTTGTTTTGGATAGTGACCGGAATAGAAAAGTTCTTTGTTGCCTCTGGATTCGCTATATTTACTACTACCAACCATAGCATAACGGAAAACAAAACGGACAAAAGCTTCAAGCCTAAATTATTTGTCAGATGCTTCATTAGTTTCTTGAACATTCTTCATCCTCCTTTTCCATATTCTAAATCGCGCCACATCCATGGAACCTTTTCGGATAAAATTCAACTTTCCTCTTAGATAGTCTGCATCTATATTGCGATACAATTCTCCACCAATGGCAATTGATACATTTCCCGTTTCTTCTGAAACTACAATTGTCAACGCGTCACTTACTTCACTAATTCCAACCGCTGCACGATGTCTTGTTCCAAGTTCCTTGCTCAATCCCATATTATCAGAAAGAGGCAAATAACAAGTCGCAGAAACAATTCTTTCTCCACGTATGATAATAGCACCATCATGCAATGGTGTGTTATGTTCAAATATATTAATTAGTAACTGGCTAGACACCACGGAATCCAAACGTATCCCGGTTCGTTCATACTCTGACAGTACTACATCCTGTTCGATTACAATCAATGCTCCCGTTTTTACCTTTGCCATCTCATAGGAAGCCTTTACAATCTCATTTACAGTTCGTTCACTAAAACGATCCTGATTCTTCTGTGAATCAAAAGAAAACAGAGAGGTAAGAAAATTCTTCTGTCCAAGCTGTTCCAATGCCCTGCGCAATTCCGGTTGAAATACTATAACAACAGCAATTACCGCTACATTAATAATTCTACTAACAATCCATAAAATTGTATTCATTTGGAACATAGCTGCAAGTAGAATAAATACTATTACAACAATAATTCCCTTCAACAAATTCCATGCACGGGTTTTCTTGAACCATACTAAAATATTGTACACCAGGAATGAAATAATGATTATCTCTGCAATATCCGTCATTCCAATCTGCGGACTATCAATCCAAAACAGATATTTTGATGCAAATGTATTCAAAGCTGCAAATAAATTATCTATCATACTTTCATCCCCTTTCTCTGTCATCTCTTTAAAATATTTTTAGTCTAACAAGTCTTGATCGATATCTAATTCTTCTGCTAATTCCCTTCGAGTAAAAGTATCTTTTTTCGGTGTAATTTGTTTCACCCTTTTATTTTTTTCCGCCATATATATCTTTGGTACTGCTTTCACATAATAATAGTATTCATCATCTTCGAACTGTACCCGTTCCACTCTGGAATAATCCAAATTATATAAGAAAAATTCCAACAATAATGCCACAATTATAGATACCGCAATTCCTCCAATAGCCCATGGAATCTCTTCATTATTCCCTAACATGACATAACCTATCACCAGAATCGCCAATTCTATTCCATTTCCTACCAATCCGGCAATTCTCCATGCATGATTAATATTCATTCGACGTATCACATACACCACCAATGCAGTAACACACATCGCCACAATTACCAGAAACATCTCATAATTCTTAACCAATAACTCTAGTGCCATTGTCACCTTGGATACTTTTTCATCCTCAAATACTGCTGCAAAATTTGTAATATTCTCTTGCACCCCTTTTACATAATAAAAGGTGATTACTCCACAAACCATAGACAAATAAGAAGCTGGTTCTTTCAACAATCCCATAGAAACCGGCATCACCTGAGGTATTTTTAAAGCGCACATAATCGGTGTTGCCACAGTACAGTATCCGTTTTTTGGCGCAAACTTATAATACATAAAGAACATCAAAATGAACAACGCCAGTGCCACTACACATACCTCTATAGCCACTGACCATAAATGAAGTAAAATCAGCAATGCTCCCAACAATGCACTTGCATTGATAGGTAAAAAAGCACACAAAAGCGCCAGCAGCAATGAAACTGCCGGATTGTCCAACCTCTCCATATATCCCATTCCGCTATTGATTAACCAAAATGCAATAAATGCCAATACAAATTTTACTCCGGTAACTACATACACCTCATATTTTCCATAAAACTCTCGTAATTTTTCGCGTAATTCTAAAATACTTGTCATTTTTAGTCCTCCGACAGCTGTAATTTTTCTTCCTTCTCCTGAAGTTTCATTATTTTCTTTATATCAGCATGGTATTTTTTCACGCCTGCTGTTGCCTTAGTATATTTACGATTGTATACAATTACAGCAATCACCTGATATATCACAACAAAAATAGCATACTTAATCAATATAGAGATTCCAAACTGAATCAAATCCATTTTTGCCAGCTGTTCCATTATTGTTTCCATGCGGTACATTCCCCAGAACAAAAATAAAATACCAAAGGATATCGTAGATGATATAAAAGTCCTTATCATCTGATAGCTCACATAATCCCTTCGGTAATACTGTTTCACCGGCATATCTTCTCTTCCTTCGCCAGTTTCATAGGATGCCATTCTGGTCATAATCCGAATACGTTCTTCATCTAACATTGGTCTCACCGTCCATCTTTTTGAAGTCACTCTTTTTTATTATAGCACACATTACTATATTAGGAAAGCAAATTTCATATGATATGAAAAAACTGCCGTTGCTACGGCAGTTTTCCTTAGTTGTCAAGAAATCTCATTCTTTCACGTTCTCGTGTTGGTTTCTGAGGCTCTATTTTCTTTGGACGATTAATTGCTCCGCTGAAATCATTCTGTAAAGCCGCTCTACACTTATCGCAGAATCTTCCGGTAAGAATAGATGCCCCGCAGTTCTCACAATCCAAGGTAATCTGTGATTCTTCTGTAAAAGTCAAACGTTCTTCTCTTACCCACTGTTTTATCTGCTTTACACTTACCTCATTATCCTCCGCAATCTTAGTTAATGGAGCCTTAGGATTCTCACGCAGATATTCCTTCACCTGCTGAAACTTATTTTCCAAATCAGCCACACATGCCGGACATAATGGCGGTCCCTGCAAATAGTTAAAAAGTCTTCCGCACCCTTTACAATTTTTTACTTCCATATCTCTTCCTCCTAATATCCTCTTCCGATACAGACACTAATACAATATACGCGTTCTATACCAGCTTTCTGTAATTCTAATGCAGCTTCGTTCATCGTACTGCCTGTGGTATATATATCATCCACCAATAATATCTGACTTAATTGTACCTTATTTTCCTTTGTTTTAAAAGCCTTTTTCAAATTATTTTTACGTTCTGCATCATCTAGATTTTTCTGCGCCTTTGTTTTCCTTACTCGCTTTAGCAAATCAGGATATATCGGAAGGTTCATTTGCTTCCCAATTTCTCGTGCCAGCAACTCTGCCTGATTATATCCACGCTGACGCTTTCGTGTTCGGTGAAGCGGGATTGGAATAATTGCTTCTATCTGATTTCTCTGTATCCATGTTCCATACACTCGCACAATTTCACTGCCGTAATAACGAGCGTATTCCCGACGATTCTGATATTTAAATCGATACATGGATTGTTTCACTTTTCCCTTATACAGCCACAACGCCTTTCCCTGCACAAAATTTCTAGGATGTTTCTGACAATCATAGCAGTATTCTTCCCGTTCATTCTCAATAGGCTTTCCACACTTTTTACATACAGGTTCCTGTACATACTCCGGTATACTTCTGCAAGTCGGACAGCACAACTCTGTTTTCAAAAATATGGAAGAAAACATTGCCCGGTCACAAACGGGACATCTTCGAGGAAATAGTAAATGTCCAATATTCTCTTTTTCAAATTTCATGCTTTTTCCAAAGCTCTCTCAAACATTTTTCATACTAGCACATTTTTTTGTGATATTCTATAAAATTTTTCTTAAGATTTCTTATTTTTCCTGCAATCGCATTTTTAATCCTGTATATCGCTTCTGCTCACTAATATTTCCAATCATCTCTTGAAATGTCACATCATTTCCTACCAGCGTAACACACTTTTTTGCACGGGTCACTGCTGTATACAACAAATTTCGATTCATTAGCATTCGCGGTCCACTCAAAAGCGGAATAACTACTGCCGGATACTCGCTTCCTTGAGACTTATGTATGGTAATAGCATACGCCAATTCTAACTCATCTAGCTGTTTAAAGGAATATTCCACCATTCTTCCTTCATCAAATTCAATGGTCATGTTTTCCTGATAGCTGTTGATGCTGCGAATAACTCCCATATCACCATTAAAAATTCCAAGTCCCTTATCTATCGCCAAACCATACTTACTACGTATTTCCCATTCAATCTGATAATTATTTTTTACTTGCATGACTTTGTCTCCCTCTCGGAAAACAATACCACCATGCTCTTTTTCCTTCTTTTTCCCATCTGCCGGATTGAGGTACTGTTGCAAAATCCCATTTAAGCGTTCTACGCCCAGCAGTCCCTTTCGCATAGGAGTAAGTACCTGTATGTCATAAGGAGTCGCATCCACAAACTTTGGTAGTTTCTGCTGAATCAACTGAATTACCACACTAATAATTACATTAGCGTCATATCTTTTCAAGAAAAAGAAATCCATACTCTTGTTATCCAGTACTACTTCCTCACCTCTGTTTATCTTATGTGCATTGACAATAATATCGCTCTGAGCTGCCTGACGGAAAATTTTATTCAAGCGCACCACATGAAACCGTTTAGATTCAATAATATCTTTCAGAACACTTCCGGGTCCTACACTTGGGAGCTGGTTCACATCTCCAACCAAAACCAAACGTGTTCCGGCCGCCACTGCTTTCAGCAGCGCGCACATCAATGTTATGTCAACCATAGACATTTCATCAATAATAATAACATCTGTTTCTAATGGATTCTGCTCATTTCGCTCAAATCCGGCATTTCCTTCCATACCACCATTCAATTCCAGCATCCGGTGAATGGTTCTTGCTTCGAATCCAGTCGTCTCACTCATTCGTTTTGCAGCTCTTCCGGTAGGTGCAGCCAGAAAAATATCCATACCTTCCATCTCAAAATATCGAATAATAGTATTGATTGTGGTTGTTTTTCCGGTTCCCGGTCCTCCGGTAATCACCACCAAGCCATTTCTTACCGCTTCTTTTACCGCCTCTACCTGCAGTTCATCTAATTCCATTCCTGTACTTTGTTCTATTTTCCGTATCCTGTCATTAATTTCAATTTCAGGAACATCATAAGAAATGTCCAATTGTTCCAACATAGAAGCTGTATTGGCCTCCATATAATAATAGGTCGCTGCATAGACGTATTGTTGTCCTTCCGTCTCCTTAATCACCAACTTTTTATCTATGGCAAGATTCATATAATGTTTTTCAATATGCTCAGGCTCCACATCTAACAATTCACTGGCACGAATTGTTAGTTCGCGTGTGGGCAGACAAGTATGCCCTTCCGCTGCTGCCTGTAATAAAGTATAGAGGATACCACTTCGGATACGGAAGTCGGAATCTGTATGAATTCCTACTCTGGATGCAATTTCGTCTGCAATTCGAAATCCTACTCCTTGAATATCATCTGCCAGACGATATGGATTCTCCTTCAAAACCCCATACAGTTCCTGCCCATAAGTCTGATATATTTTAACTGCCAGGGTTTGAGAAATTCCATACTGTTGCAGGAAAATCATTGCCTGACGCAGTTCTCTCTTTTCCTCTACCTGTTCTGCAATTTCCATTGCCTTTCGTTCACTAATTCCCTTAACTTCCACCAGACGTTCCGGTTCTTCTTCAATAATGCGAAAAGTATCTTCCTTAAATCTTCGTACAATTCTGGCTGCCAAGGCAACACCTACCCCTTTTATTGCGCCAGATCCTAAATACCGTTCAATAGACATCAAATCTTCCGGTGCTTTCACCTCAAAAGATTCCATTTTTAACTGCACTCCATAGGAAGGATGGGTAGTATATTCTCCCTTTACTTCTATACTTTCTCCTTCTGAAATTCCATGAAAAATTCCCACACATGTAATTTCACCATCTTCACATGCCAGATTCAACACGGTATAGCCATTATCCTTATTCTGATATACAATATGTTCCACATATCCCGTTAATACTTCCAAAGTATAATCTCCATTTCATAAAAAAAGAATCCCGCATGCGGAATTCTTTTTCTCATATTTTATTCCAATCCATAATTACGTTTCATCTGCTCATACAGTATCTGGGCAATTCCAAGCCCCTCACCTTCCGCTGAAGTCTCTGCCATGGACTGAACCATCATGTCTGTATAATAATCTTTCATCTGCTTTGTGTAAGAAGAAGTATCATCATCAGACTCTGGCACCATTTTCTGCATTGCTTTGAACATCTGCTCTGTAAAATAAGATTCAAAGTCTTTGCACACTTCCATCAATTCATCCTCTGTCGCACTATTTAAATCTGACTTCAGTGTTTCTTCCAGCTTATTGGTATTTTCAGAAACATTATTGGTATTATATAACGCACTTATATTATCTATTGTAAGACTCATATGTACCATTTCCTTTCAGTTACGCCAAATTATCGTTTTAACTGATTTGCCTGACCTAGCATATCATCTGCTGCCTGAATCGCTTTGGAATTCATTTCATATGCTCGCTGCGCCACAATCAAATTTACCATCTCGTCCGCAACCTGTACGTTAGAACCTTCTAAATACCCTGCAATAACATTACTTTTCTTGATATTGACTGCTGTTGCCTCATTAATTGCTACTCCAGACGCATCTGTAACTGCCAGCAAACTACTGGACAACTTCTCAAGTCCTGCCGGGTTATTAAACTGAAATACTCCTAACTGCTGATTCAAAGAAATATAATTTCCTTCTGCATCCTGATAACCAAACTGTCCATCGGTAGAAACAACCAATTTGCTGGTATTTACACCTGCCGGGATATTAATCGGATTACCGTTAGTGTCTAACACAGCATATCCATCTGAAGTTACAAGCGTTACTGAATTATCTGCATTTACACTTAATTTAAAATCTCCATTACGAGTATAATATGTTTCTCCATCCGCACCTCTTACTGCAAAAAATCCGTCTCCGTCAATTGCAAAGGCAGTATCACTTTGACTTTCCTGCCTTGAACCTTGCTTGAAACTAGAGGTAATCGATGCAATTCTGGTTCCAAGTCCTACCTGTGCCGGAATTGGCTTTTCCTCTCCATTTGCAGATGTTGTTCTCGTCTGAAGTGTTTGATACAACAAGGACTTAAATTCTGCCTTCTCACTCTTATACCCCGTAGTATTTACATTTGCAAGATTATTTGCGATAGTATCTACTGCTGTCTGTTGGGAAATCATTCCGGATGCTGCAGACCATAATGATCTCATCATATTACTTCAACCCCTTTCTATATCTTACCAATACTATTTGCTGCTTTTTCTAGTGTTCCATCAATCGTCTGAATAATCTTCTGATTACTTTCATATGCTCTGGATATGGTTATCATTTCTACCATTTCAGAAACCACATTTACATTAGACATTTCCAGAGAACCCTGTACTACCTTCGCTTCAGATGGCTGTATCTGTCCGCCTTCCTCTAAATCGTACATATTCTCACCATATTTCTTTAAATAGTCATAATCTGCAACGTCTACTACACCAAGCTGACCAAGCTGTATACCATTCTGATATAGATTTCCTGCTTCATCAATCACAAGTTCCACATTTGGGTCTACCTGAATATATCCTGCCTGTCCAGGATTTCCGGCATTAGCTGCCGCCTGATTCAAAACAAAATCTCCATCCTTTGTTACCAGATATCCCTCTTTGTTTACAGTAAAAGCTCCATCTCTGGTATACTTTACAGATGTTTCTCCATTCTTGTTGGTAAAGGAAATAGCAAAAAATCCATCTCCATCTAATGCTACGTCATATACATTATCGGTCACTCGGAAAGAACCTTGATTATAATCCGTATAATTTTCTCCGATTTTTACTCCCATACTAATTTCTCCTAATTTCTTAGGTAAATTGTAATCAGAAGTATCCTTAATCTTAATTGCCAATGTGTCCGCAAAAGACTGCGATGTCGTTCCCTCTTTTTTGTACCCATTTGTCGCAGAATTCGCCAGATTATTTGTCAATACATCTAATCTGTTCTGCTGATTTATCATTCCTGTGTACGCTGTGTATAACCCTTTTACCATTTGAAACTCCTTTCTCCTTGAAAAAGATATTTATTCGTCTCTTTTGCCTGATAAAAACTCTACATATTTACCTGTTCCAATTGCAACACATGTCATTGGTTCTTCTGCAGTCATTGTATTAATTCCAGTCTTATCTTCAATTAATTCTTCCAGTCCGCGAAGCAATGCTCCTCCTCCTGTCAATACAATTCCTCTGTCTGCAACGTCTGCCGCCAACTCTGGTGGAGTCTTTTCCAATACGCTATGAACTGCTTCTACAATCTGAAGTGTTGCCTCTCTCAATGCTTCTTCTGTTTCCTCGGAAGACACTGTTACGGTTTTCGGAAGACCTGTAACCAGATTACGGCCTCTTACATCCATAGTATCATTCTGTGCAAGCGGAAAACAGGTTCCAATTTTTATCTTAATATCTTCTGCAGTTCTTTCACCAATCAGAAGATTATGTTTCTTTCTCATATAACGTACAATTGCTTCATCAAAATCATCACCGGCAATTTTAATGGAAGTACTTACAACTGTTCCTCCCAAAGAGATGACTGCAATATCAGCAGTACCTCCTCCGATATCTACTATCATATTTCCACAAGGCTTTGCAATATCAATACCTGCACCAATTGCTGCTGCAATCGGTTCTTCAATAATCTCTACTTCTCTTGCACCTGCCTGGAATGTTGCATCTTCTACCGCTTTCTTCTCAACTTCTGTTACTCCACTTGGAACACAAACGCTGATACGTGGCTTACGAAAACTTCTCTTTCCCAGAGCCTTCTGAATGAAATATCTCAGCATCTGCTCTGTCACTCTATAATCGGAAATAACACCTTGACGCAGTGGTCTTACCGCTACAATATTTCCAGGTGTTCTTCCTAACATTAATCTTGCTTCTTCACCAATTGCCTTAATCTTATTGGTGTCTCTATCAAACGCTACAACTGACGGTTCTTTCAATACAACGCCTTTGCCTTTTATATATACAAGGATACTTGCTGTACCTAAGTCAATTCCAATATCTGTCGAAATCATGATGGTTCCCCTTTCATCTCTATCTGAACATAATAATTCTATTTTTCCATATATAACTACATTATATACAATAACAGGAAATTTTTAAAGCATTTTTTTCTAAAATGTAAAAAAACGTCTATTTTTAAATTTTAGGAAATAAAACCTTAAAAAAATTTATGGTTTTTTTATACTTTTTCTAATTTTTTTTCTGTTTTTTCACACATACGTCACATTCATCATTTATACTAATAACCGTACTAGCTAATAAGCTAATATAATTTTTCATAACTCATGCTTCCTGGGTTCGTTAGAATCCAGGAGGTACTCCCCGAAAATAAGGCTGTCCGCTCGGACAGCCATTTTTTAAGGGTGCGTTTCTGTCAACGCACCCTTTCTTTGATTAAACGATTATTCCAAATACTTTTTAATATATTTTCCGGTATAAGACTCCGGTACTTTTGCTACCTCTTCCGGTGTTCCCTTAGCTACAACGGTTCCACCACCATCTCCACCTTCCGGCCCCATATCAATAATATAATCTGCCGTCTTAATCACATCCAGATTATGTTCAATTACTACTACGGTATTTCCTCCCTCTGCCAGACGCTGTAAAATTTCTGTCAATTTGTGAACATCCGCAAAATGAAGTCCCGTAGTTGGTTCATCCAGAATGTAGATGGTCTTCCCTGTACTGCGCTTACTCAGCTCTGTTGCCAGCTTAATACGCTGTGCCTCTCCTCCTGATAATTCTGTAGAAGGTTGTCCCAGTCTGATATAGCCCAATCCAACATCATTCAATGTTTCTATTTTTCTTCGTATGGACGGAACGTTTTCAAAAAATATCATCGCTTCTTCCACCGTCATGTTCAACACGTCATAAATACTCT is a window from the Roseburia sp. 499 genome containing:
- a CDS encoding CdaR family protein codes for the protein MFKKLMKHLTNNLGLKLLSVLFSVMLWLVVVNIANPEATKNFSIPVTIQNKEVIEEMGKVPDVVGDTDIASFYITGPRNYVEDMDADDFNVTADLSQVDLTNADEKKLVRIEVTPKKNDKYITVHQKTVNMQITLEELAEKNFVISPVTTGTPAEGCAIGEVEVTPNLLAVSGPESIVSKISKVTATINVNGISGDVTDSVVPVLYDEEGNVISSDLLEMNQSMVNIKANILGTKSLTIHCDVTGEPADGYEYKGLEYAPQTITVKGEPEVLNTMNAITIPSEVINITGATGNVENTIYIEQYLPEGVSLVDEEGNQVAVKALIVQKQSRVFNFPVANINVEGLRDSYELTYNANVTALPLTIRASQEDIDAFDIGSVQASIDVKNLEPGLHTVQVEITINNDKYEVVENVSVQINIKDKEAESQNEADNSNSENGNISDSEENDRNNSTSGR
- the cdaA gene encoding diadenylate cyclase CdaA → MIDNLFAALNTFASKYLFWIDSPQIGMTDIAEIIIISFLVYNILVWFKKTRAWNLLKGIIVVIVFILLAAMFQMNTILWIVSRIINVAVIAVVIVFQPELRRALEQLGQKNFLTSLFSFDSQKNQDRFSERTVNEIVKASYEMAKVKTGALIVIEQDVVLSEYERTGIRLDSVVSSQLLINIFEHNTPLHDGAIIIRGERIVSATCYLPLSDNMGLSKELGTRHRAAVGISEVSDALTIVVSEETGNVSIAIGGELYRNIDADYLRGKLNFIRKGSMDVARFRIWKRRMKNVQETNEASDK
- a CDS encoding flagellar protein; amino-acid sequence: MEVKNCKGCGRLFNYLQGPPLCPACVADLENKFQQVKEYLRENPKAPLTKIAEDNEVSVKQIKQWVREERLTFTEESQITLDCENCGASILTGRFCDKCRAALQNDFSGAINRPKKIEPQKPTRERERMRFLDN
- a CDS encoding ComF family protein, with translation MKFEKENIGHLLFPRRCPVCDRAMFSSIFLKTELCCPTCRSIPEYVQEPVCKKCGKPIENEREEYCYDCQKHPRNFVQGKALWLYKGKVKQSMYRFKYQNRREYARYYGSEIVRVYGTWIQRNQIEAIIPIPLHRTRKRQRGYNQAELLAREIGKQMNLPIYPDLLKRVRKTKAQKNLDDAERKNNLKKAFKTKENKVQLSQILLVDDIYTTGSTMNEAALELQKAGIERVYCISVCIGRGY
- the recD2 gene encoding SF1B family DNA helicase RecD2, which encodes MEVLTGYVEHIVYQNKDNGYTVLNLACEDGEITCVGIFHGISEGESIEVKGEYTTHPSYGVQLKMESFEVKAPEDLMSIERYLGSGAIKGVGVALAARIVRRFKEDTFRIIEEEPERLVEVKGISERKAMEIAEQVEEKRELRQAMIFLQQYGISQTLAVKIYQTYGQELYGVLKENPYRLADDIQGVGFRIADEIASRVGIHTDSDFRIRSGILYTLLQAAAEGHTCLPTRELTIRASELLDVEPEHIEKHYMNLAIDKKLVIKETEGQQYVYAATYYYMEANTASMLEQLDISYDVPEIEINDRIRKIEQSTGMELDELQVEAVKEAVRNGLVVITGGPGTGKTTTINTIIRYFEMEGMDIFLAAPTGRAAKRMSETTGFEARTIHRMLELNGGMEGNAGFERNEQNPLETDVIIIDEMSMVDITLMCALLKAVAAGTRLVLVGDVNQLPSVGPGSVLKDIIESKRFHVVRLNKIFRQAAQSDIIVNAHKINRGEEVVLDNKSMDFFFLKRYDANVIISVVIQLIQQKLPKFVDATPYDIQVLTPMRKGLLGVERLNGILQQYLNPADGKKKEKEHGGIVFREGDKVMQVKNNYQIEWEIRSKYGLAIDKGLGIFNGDMGVIRSINSYQENMTIEFDEGRMVEYSFKQLDELELAYAITIHKSQGSEYPAVVIPLLSGPRMLMNRNLLYTAVTRAKKCVTLVGNDVTFQEMIGNISEQKRYTGLKMRLQEK
- a CDS encoding rod-binding protein, whose translation is MSLTIDNISALYNTNNVSENTNKLEETLKSDLNSATEDELMEVCKDFESYFTEQMFKAMQKMVPESDDDTSSYTKQMKDYYTDMMVQSMAETSAEGEGLGIAQILYEQMKRNYGLE
- a CDS encoding flagellar hook-basal body protein, which translates into the protein MMRSLWSAASGMISQQTAVDTIANNLANVNTTGYKSEKAEFKSLLYQTLQTRTTSANGEEKPIPAQVGLGTRIASITSSFKQGSRQESQSDTAFAIDGDGFFAVRGADGETYYTRNGDFKLSVNADNSVTLVTSDGYAVLDTNGNPINIPAGVNTSKLVVSTDGQFGYQDAEGNYISLNQQLGVFQFNNPAGLEKLSSSLLAVTDASGVAINEATAVNIKKSNVIAGYLEGSNVQVADEMVNLIVAQRAYEMNSKAIQAADDMLGQANQLKR
- a CDS encoding flagellar hook-basal body protein, coding for MVKGLYTAYTGMINQQNRLDVLTNNLANSATNGYKKEGTTSQSFADTLAIKIKDTSDYNLPKKLGEISMGVKIGENYTDYNQGSFRVTDNVYDVALDGDGFFAISFTNKNGETSVKYTRDGAFTVNKEGYLVTKDGDFVLNQAAANAGNPGQAGYIQVDPNVELVIDEAGNLYQNGIQLGQLGVVDVADYDYLKKYGENMYDLEEGGQIQPSEAKVVQGSLEMSNVNVVSEMVEMITISRAYESNQKIIQTIDGTLEKAANSIGKI
- a CDS encoding rod shape-determining protein gives rise to the protein MISTDIGIDLGTASILVYIKGKGVVLKEPSVVAFDRDTNKIKAIGEEARLMLGRTPGNIVAVRPLRQGVISDYRVTEQMLRYFIQKALGKRSFRKPRISVCVPSGVTEVEKKAVEDATFQAGAREVEIIEEPIAAAIGAGIDIAKPCGNMIVDIGGGTADIAVISLGGTVVSTSIKIAGDDFDEAIVRYMRKKHNLLIGERTAEDIKIKIGTCFPLAQNDTMDVRGRNLVTGLPKTVTVSSEETEEALREATLQIVEAVHSVLEKTPPELAADVADRGIVLTGGGALLRGLEELIEDKTGINTMTAEEPMTCVAIGTGKYVEFLSGKRDE